A genomic stretch from Gopherus flavomarginatus isolate rGopFla2 chromosome 3, rGopFla2.mat.asm, whole genome shotgun sequence includes:
- the TLR3 gene encoding toll-like receptor 3, whose translation MRDPLPSWACLSYSLFTFSLLCVTAENQCKIRNQVADCSHLKLKQIPSDLPINITALDISHNQLNKLPPANLTKYSQLIYLDAGSNSLSKLQPELCQTLPLLKVLKLQHNQLHELTDNVFASCSSLTELNLGYNIIEVKSNPFKNLKNLNILDVAHNRLLSTKLGTHQQLESLRELVLSENKITELKKEELDFLSNTSLNRLDLSSNPLKEFHTGCLHAIGNLYGLMLNNVKLGENLTEKLCLELSGTRIQNLSLSQVQLSCIYKSTFHGLQTTNITVLNLSKNYLSVIKNDSFTWLSNLENLHLEDNRISHLSSHSLYGLSNVKYLNLRRSRVRKIDDFSFRWLSHLEYLLIDSNNFQEITPNMFTGLDNLKYLSLCNWTNGLQIITNKTFSSLANSTLQFLNLTKSRITKIESGAFSWLGHLKILDLGLNEINQVLTGHEFKGLQNIEDIYLSYNKWLTLTSESFAFVPSLRKLMLRKVACSNLDLSPSPFHPLRNLTILDISNNNLANVKDDLFDGLHKLEILDLQHNNLARLWKHANPGGPVIFLKDLLNLHILNLKSNGLDEIPVQVFKGLFQLRSLDLGSNNLNLLPASLFDDQISLNSLFLQKNLITSVEEKVFGTAFKNLKELEMDSNPFDCTCESISWFVNWLNVTQTNIPGLDTHYLCNTPPKYHSTLVMHFDISPCKDSAPFKLLYIISTTVIMLLIFIVVLIHFEGWRIVFYWNVSVNRVLGFTEIDRQQEEFDYDAYVIHARRDSNWVSKNFIPLEENDQSQIRFCLEERDFEAGISEFEATINSIKRSRKIIFVVTEHLLKDPWCKKFKVYHAVQQAIEQSRDSIILIFLHDIPDYKLNHALCLRRGMFKSRCILDWPAQKERVNAFHQQLKMALKSSSNIH comes from the exons GATCAGAAATCAAGTGGCTGACTGCAGTCATCTAAAGCTGAAACAAATTCCTTCAGATCTCCCAATTAATATAACAGCATTGGACATTTCTCATAACCAGCTAAATAAGCTACCACCTGCAAATTTAACTAAGTACAGCCAGCTTATTTACTTGGATGCAGGATCCAACAGCCTCTCTAAACTTCAGCCAGAACTGTGCCAAACTTTGCCCCTATTGAAAGTTTTGAAGCTGCAACATAATCAGTTGCATGAGCTCACTGACAATGTTTTTGCTTCCTGTTCCAGCCTGACTGAGCTCAATTTAGGGTACAACATAATAGAGGTCAAAAGCAATCCTTTCAAAAACCTGAAG AATTTGAACATATTGGATGTAGCTCATAATCGTTTGCTTTCTACAAAATTAGGAACCCACCAACAGTTGGAGAGCCTTCGTGAGCTTGTGCTGTCAGAGAATAAAATCACTGAGTTAAAAAAGGAAGAACTAGATTTTCTTAGCAACACTTCCTTAAATAGGCTTGACTTATCATCAAACCCGCTGAAAGAG TTTCACACAGGCTGTTTACATGCAATTGGAAATCTGTATGGCCTTATGCTGAACAACGTTAAGCTTGGCGAAAATCTCACAGAGAAACTTTGCTTGGAATTATCAGGCACAAGAATTCAGAATCTGTCACTGAGCCAGGTCCAGCTTTCTTGTATTTACAAGTCAACCTTCCACGGACTGCAGACAACAAACATCACAGTTTTAAACCTTTCCAAAAATTATTTGAGCGTGATAAAAAATGACTCTTTTACCTGGCTTTCAAACTTAGAGAATttacacctagaggataataggatttCTCACTTATCTTCTCATTCATTGTATGGATTGTCCAATGTCAAATATTTGAATCTGAGAAGGTCACGTGTCAGAAAAATTGATGATTTCTCCTTTCGTTGGCTAAGCCATTTAGAGTATCTTCTTATAGATAGTAATAATTTTCAAGAAATTACTCCTAATATGTTCACCGGCTTAGACAATCTGAAATATTTGAGTCTATGTAACTGGACAAATGGCTtacaaataataacaaataaAACGTTTTCATCACTTGCTAATTCTACTCTGCAGTTTCTTAATCTTACAAAAAGTAGAATCACAAAAATAGAAAGTGGAGCATTTTCTTGGTTGGGACACCTAAAAATTCTTGATTTGGGACTCAATGAAATAAACCAGGTGCTTACAGGTCATGAGTTTAAAGGTCTGCAAAATATTGAGGATATCTACCTTTCCTACAACAAATGGCTGACTTTGACAAGCGAATCGTTTGCTTTTGTTCCTAGCCTTAGAAAACTGATGCTACGGAAGGTAGCTTGTAGCAATCTGGATCTCTCCCCTTCACCTTTTCACCCTCTACGGAATCTAACCATCCTGGATATCAGCAACAATAATCTAGCTAATGTAAAAGATGATTTGTTTGATGGACTTCACAAACTAGAAATTCTGGATTTGCAGCATAATAATTTGGCTCGACTTTGGAAACATGCCAATCCAGGTGGccctgtcatttttttaaaagatcttctTAACCTGCATATACTTAATTTGAAGTCTAATGGCTTGGATGAGATACCAGTACAAGTTTTCAAGGGCTTGTTTCAATTAAGAAGCCTGGATTTAGGATCAAATAATTTGAACTTGCTTCCAGCATCTTTGTTTGATGACCAGATATCTCTGAATTCATTGTTCCTTCAGAAAAATCTTATAACATCTGTTGAAGAAAAAGTGTTTGGGACAGCTTTCAAGAATCTGAAAGAACTAGAGATGGATTCCAATCCATTTGACTGCACCTGTGAAAGTATCTCCTGGTTTGTTAATTGGCTTAATGTGACCCAAACAAACATACCTGGATTAGATACCCATTACCTTTGCAACACCCCACCTAAGTATCATAGTACTCTGGTGATGCATTTTGACATTTCACCCTGCAAAGATAGTGCCCCTTTTAAATTACTGTACATAATAAGCACCACTGTGATAATGCTCCTCATCTTTATTGTTGTTCTTATCCATTTTGAAGGCTGGAGGATAGTATTTTACTGGAATGTGTCAGTAAATCGAGTACTTGGTTTTACAGAAATAGACAGGCAACAGGAAGAATTTGATTATGATGCCTATGTTATTCATGCAAGAAGGGACAGTAATTGGGTGTCcaagaacttcattcctctggaaGAAAATGATCAGTCTCAAATTAGGTTTTGTTTAGAGGAACGAGACTTTGAAGCAGGCATATCTGAATTTGAAGCCACTATTAATAGTATAAAAAGAAGTCGGAAGATTATCTTTGTTGTCACTGAACATCTCTTAAAAGATCCCTGGTGCAAAAA GTTCAAGGTGTACCATGCTGTCCAGCAAGCTATTGAGCAAAGTCGGGATTCCATCATACTGATCTTTCTTCATGACATTCCAGATTACAAACTGAATCATGCACTTTGCTTGAGAAGAGGAATGTTCAAATCTCGCTGCATCTTGGATTGGCCAGCTCAGAAAGAACGTGTCAATGCATTTCATCAGCAATTAAAAATGGCACTTAAATCTAGCAGCAACATACACTGA